The following nucleotide sequence is from Pseudomonas sessilinigenes.
TGCTGGCGCGAGCGGTGCAGGGTGTGGGAGGGGCGATGCTGTTCCCTGCGACCCTGGCCCTGATCAATACCTACTACGCCGAAGGCCCGGCGCGTAACCGTGCCTTCGCGGTGTGGAGCGCAGCGTCGGCGGCCGGGCTGGCCCTGGGGGCGCTGCTGGGGGGCGTGCTGACCCAGTACTGGGGCTGGGCGGCGGTGTTCCTGGTCAACGTGCCCCTGGCCGGTGCGTGTGCATTGCTGGCCCGGCGCTGGATTCCCGCCGATCCGCCACGCCAGCGCGGGCGCCAGTTCGACCTGCCGGGCGCCTTGAGCGTGACCCTGGGCGGCACCTTGCTGGTGTTCGCCATCGTCCAGGGGCCTGAGTGGGGCTGGGCCGCCCCGGCGACCCTGGCCTGCCTGCTGCTGGCGCTGGCCTTGCTCGGGTTGTTCCTGCGTATCGAGCGCCTGGGGCGCGACCCGTTGATGCCCCTGCGTCTGCTGGGTTATCCACAGCTGCGCATGGCGATGCTGATCACCGCGTTGTTCATGAGCAGCTTCGGGGTGCAGTACTACTTCCTCAGCCTGTACTTCCAGCAGGTCTACCAGTTCAGTGTGTTGCACAGTGGCCTGGCCTTCCTGCCCTCGACGGTGCTCTGCACCCTGGGCATCTGGCTGGGCGAGCGGGCGCTGCGGCGCGCCAGCCTGCGGGCGGTCCTGGTCTGCGGCTTGCTGGCCGGGGCCCTGGGCATCGGCATGATCTACCTGGCGCTACCGGGCAGCCGGGGTTTTGTCGGCCTGTTACCCGGGATCGTGATCATGAGCATCGGCCAGGGCATGACCTGGAACACCATGTGGATCTCGGCGGGGCAGGGCATTGCCGCGACCGAGCAGGGCGTGGCGGCGGGCGTGGCCTCCACCAGCCAGCAGATCGGCGGCGCCCTGGGCCTGGCCTTGCTGGTGTCCTTGGCCAACACCCTGGGCCCGGTGGGCAACCAGGCCTATGGCATCGAGCTGGCCACCGCCGCCAGTGCCCTGTTGGCGTTATTGGGCGCCTTGCTGGCCCTGCGCCTGCCCCGCTCCCCGGTGACGCTGCCGGGGTGTTCTGCGGCCTCGGGCTGAGGCCCTTAGTGAGCCTGCGGCAGGTGCCGGCGCACCGCCCAGAGCACGCCGGCCAGCAATAACAACGCCGCGCTGGCTTGCAGCAAGCTCGGCAGGTGCTGCAGGCAGATGAAGCCGTAGAGCAGGGCGAACAGGGTCTCGAACACGATCAACTGGCCGCTCAGGGTCAGTGGCAGGCGCCGGGTCGAGGCATTCCACATGCGATTGCCGAACCACGAGCCGAGCACCGCGCTGCACAGGCTCAAGCCCCAGAACAGCATCCAGCGCTGGTCGCTGGCCTCGCTCCGCGTGCCCGGCCACTCCAGGCCCTGGGCCAGCAGCCAGACCACGGCGCTCATCAGGCCGGTGGTGATGCCCCACAGGCTCGACCACTGGCCGCTGTCGAAGCGGCTGCTCTTGAGGTAGCGAGCATTGTCCTTGGCGAACCAGGTCCAGCACAGCAGCGCGCCGAAGGCACACAGCAGGCCCAGGGCCCGCTGGCCCAACTCCGGCGAATCGCCCTGGGCGGTGAGCAGGGTGTCGAGGTTGATGCAGCAGATCCCACCGAACACCAGCAGCAGCGGCCAGCGCAGGCGCCGCAACGGCACCGCGTCGGCATCCCCGCGCCCGGCCAGGGTGATGGTCAGGGGCAAGAGGCCGACGATCAGCGCGGTACTGGCCACACCGGCCCACTGAATGGCGCTGGCCAGCAGCATGAAATAGATCAGGTTGCCGGTCAGTGCCAGCTTCACCAGCAGCAGTGCGTCGTTCCAGGTCAAGCGCTGCAGCAGCTCGCGTGCCTGGGGCGCAGCCAGGAGCAGGGAGAATGCGCCATACAGGGTGAAGCGGGCACAGCTGAGCATCAGCGGGCTGAACTCCGGCAACAGGCTGGGCACCACAATGGCTAGGCCCCAGACCGCACCGGCCAGGACCGCATAAGCAACTCCGCGTTTCATGCACACACTCGCAGCGATTCATCAAGGTGCGCAGGCTAGTCATTGCTGACCGGATGGACAAAGGATATATAGGCACCTACCTATTCTCCTGGGGAATACCTAATGAGTCGCTTCGCCCGGCACTTGCCGCCACTGGAAACCCTGGTGACCTTCGAAGCGGTGGGCCGCAACGCAAGCTTCACCCGGGCCGCCACCGAGCTGTGCCTGACCCAGAGCGCGGTGAGCAAGCAGATCCGCACCCTGGAGCTGTCGCTCAAGACCGAGCTGTTCGAGCGCCAGGCCCGGGGGGTGAAGCTCACTGCCAGCGGCGCGGCGCTGTTCGCCCAGGTCAGCACCCAGCTCGAAGCCTTGCTGCGCAGCGTCACGCGGCTACGGGCCGGGCGCGATGCCAACACCATCACCGTGCAATGCACCCATGCGGTGGCGCAGTTCTGGCTGTTCCCGCGCTTGCTGGCATTCAACAAGCAGCACCCGGAGATCACCGTGAGTATCCATGCCAACAACGACATGGACGAGTCCAGCGTGGCCGAGCATGACTTCGGCATTCTCTACGGGCCGGGGCACTGGTCGTCCCTGGCGGCCACGCCGCTGTTCGCCGAGATCGTCTACCCCATCGCCAGCCGGCGCCTGGAGTTGCCGGTGGTCAGCGAGCTTGGGCAGTTGGCGGCCTTGCCGCTGATCCAGCTGGACGCCTCGGCATGGAACTGCATCGACTGGCGGGACTGGTTCCGTCACTTCGGCCTGGACTACAGCGCACCGCCGGGGGCCTTGGGCTTCAATCAGCTGACCTTGATGTTCAGCGCCGTGCAGCAGGGGCTGGGGGTGGGCCTGGGCTGGGATTTCATGGCCCGCGACGGGGTGGCCCAGGGCGAGTTGCTACGGGTTGGCGACTGGGCGTTCCACACCGGCCAGGCGGATTTCCTGGTGCACCTGCGCAACCGGCGCCTGTCGGCCAGCGGCCAGTTGTTCCATGACTGGCTGGTGGCCCACGGCGCCGAATGAGGGTCAGGCCCGGGGCACGCTGAAGCGGAACTCGCTGCCCTTGCCCACCTCGCTGTAGGCCTGGATGGTGCCGCCGTGGGCCTGGACGATGCCCTGGGTGATGTACAGCCCCAGGCCAGTACCGTTGGGGTTGCCTTCCTTCATGGTCCAGTAGCGGTCGAAGATGAACGGCAGTTGGTCGGCGGGAATGCCTTCTCCGGAGTCGCGGACGCTGAACACGATCTGCTCGCCGTCGGACATCGCCACCACCCCGACCTTGCCCTGCTTGGGGGTGAACTTGATGGCGTTGCCCACCAGGTTCGACAACACCTGGAACAGCCGCTCGGGGTCAGCGTGGATGGTCAGGTCCGGCTCGGCGTGGAAACTGATATCGATGGACTTGTCCAGGGCCAGGGGAGCCAGCAGCGAATAGGCTTCCTCGAAGATCTGCGCGACATCCAGCGGCTGGGGGGCGATGCGGTAGCGCCCGGCCTCGATCTTCGAGGTGTCCAGCAGATCCTCCAGCAGGATGTTCATGCGGCTGGCGGCCTGCTGCATGGTGTCGATGGCCGAGGAGATGCGCCGCGAGGTGTGGGGGCCGTCGGAGCTGAAGGCTTTCTGCATCATGCCGCAGAGCATGGAGATCACGGTCATGGGGTTGCGCAGGTCGTGGGACACCACCGCCACCAGCTCGTCCCGGGCGCGCACTGCCTGTTGTTCGCGCAGCACCTGGCGCGCCAGGTCGTGCTCCAGGGCCGAGCGGCGCAGGTCGTTGGCGGCGAAGCGGTCGCCGTGGCTCCACTTGTTGGAGATCCCGGCCATTTCCACTTTCCAGATCTCGAACGAGGTACGCGGTCGCAGGCGCAGGCCGGCGTCGGAGTTCTCCAGGTCCAGGGGCTTTTGCGGGTTGCCGCTCCAGTTGATGTTTTCCTTCACCTCGGGCCGGAACCACAGCACGCCGTTATCCACAGGCTTGGGCAGGCTCATGGCCAGGACACCGCTGGCCACCTGTTGATAACTGGCCGCCGGCGGGTAGACGCTGGCCAGGTGGTGAGTGGCGAACACCGGTTGCCCGGACGCTTGCAACCAGCGGTGCAGGGCGCGGATCTGCTCTGGCGGCGGGCAGTTGCCGAAGCAGTGCAGCTGGTGATCCTCGATGATCGCCACGCCGCCGGCCCGGGTCAGTTCCAGCAGCTGCCCGGGGTCCTGGGCCAGGCTGGCGAACACGCTGCCGCTGGCCTGTGCCATGGCCTGGTTGAGGCTGGCCAGGGTGGCGAGCTTTTCCTCGCGCTGGCGGCTGACTTCCAGGGCTTCCATGGCGCTGATCTGCAGCGACAGCACCTGGCCGATGGTCTGGCAGGCGATGCGCAACTCGTGGGGCACCAGCAGTGGCTGGCGGTTGCCGCAGCTGATCAGGCCCCAGAGCTGGTCGTCCTTGAGCAAGGAGATGCTCATGGACGACAGCACACCCATGTTCTTCATGTACTGGCAGTGGATCGGCGACACGCTGCGCAAGGTGGCGAAGCTCAGGTCCAGGGCCTGTCCGGTGTCCGGGCGCAAGGTCGGCACCAGCGGCACCGGCTGGTAGTCGGCATCGGGAATGATCCGCAGCCAGTTGCTGCGGTACAGCTCGCGGGCCTGCTGGGGAATGTCCGAGGCGGGGAAGAACAGGCCGTTGAACACTTCCATGGTCGGCCGCGTGGCCTCGGCGATCACCTGGCCGTGGCCTTCGTCTTCGAAGCGATAGATCAGCACCCGGTCGTAGCCGGTCATGGCCTGGATCTCGCTGACGCTGATGGCGTACAGCTCTTGCAGGGTCTTGGCGGTCTGCAGGCGACGCAGCAGGCGCCCGAGGTTGTCGGTGCGCTGCTTGAGCTCCGGGGCCTGGTGCTGTTCGAGCTGGTGCTCCAGTTCCAGAATCAGTACGTCCTGGTGCCGGTGCAGCAAGGCTTCGAAGCGCCTGCCATGGAGCTCCAGGTACAGCGGCGGGGCATCGAGCAAGTGTTGCAGTTGCAGCAGTTGGCGAATGCTCTGGGTGTGTTCGGTGCCCAGGAGGCTGTCCAGGGGCTGCTCGACGACTTGCTCGGCGCATTGGCCCAGCAGGGTCTCGACGTTGGCGCTGACCTGGCGGATGCGCAACCCTGGCTCGTCCAGGGTCAGCAGGACGCCGTGGGGCTGGATTGCGCCCGGGGAGCGGATGGGTTCGTTGGCGCAGTTGGCCAGCAACTGCTCGAAGGCCTGGGAATCCTGGGGGGTCATAGCAGCACCTCGCGGCTGTCGAGCCAGCGCTCGAAGCAGGCAAATGTGGATTGTGCGGCGTCCACTACTTGCTGGCGGGCGCTGGTGTGGCTGGGCATGCGGCCCAGGTAGTCGAGGAAATCCTTCCAGCGCCGGCCGGTAAGGGCGCCGTAGACGTCGAGGAAGGCTCCGCCGTTGCCGGCATCCAGCGCCAGGCGCCGGGCCATTTCGCGGCGCAGGATCTGCCCGCCCAGGGTCGCGCCCTCCAGCACGTAGAGGGTGCCCAGGCAGGCGCCCGGAGTGTCCAGCCGGGGCAGCTGCGGGCAGCGTGGCAGGTGGTCGATTTCGGCCTGGCTCAAGCCCAGGGCCAGCAAGTCGCCGTGCAGCGCTGGAGTCTTGCGCCGCAGTTGCGGCTCGTAGCCGGCCGGAATCAGCCCGCTTTGATCCAGAGCCGCCTCCAGGGGTTGGTAGAAGCCGTAGTAGGCCTGGATCAGGCGTTGGTACCAGGCAGCGTCCAGCTGCTCACAGAAGAACGGCAGGCGTTGCTCCAGGGCCACATGCAGCGTTGCGGTGCCGGCACGCAGATCCTGGAGCAGGGGAGGGGCAAGGGAGGGTTGGTGCGGTTCGGGCATTCAGGGGTCCGGGGTCTGGGCGGTGGAGGGATGCGCCATGGGCGTCATCGAGGACCGGGACCAGGTTGCGGTCCCTGCAATGGAGCCAGCGCACGGAAAACTAACCATGGCTGCCAGGAGCGACGCAGGTTGGTCGACGCTCCTGTAGCCGTTCAAGGGTAGCCGATCTGTGGCTTACCGCAGGTCTGACCCTGGCAGCTCGCTAGAAATTCCCTTGGCCGACCGCCGGGCAGGGATCAGATCCAGATATCGTTCTGTGCCGTGCGTTCGCCGCCCTGGTCTCCGGTATTGAGCACGCCACGGGGTTCGATCAGCAGCAGCTTGACCTCCTCTTCGGACCAGGGCTTGTGCTCCACCCCCCGGGGCACGACGAACATCTCGCCGCTGGCGATGGACACCCGGCCGTCGCGGAAGTCGATGTGCAGCAGGCCGTCGAGGACGATGAAGGTTTCGTCGGTCTCGGCATGGGCATGCCAGACGAACTCGCCTTGCAGCCTGGAGATCTTGAACTGGTAGTCGTTCATCTCGGCGATCACCTTGGGCGTCCACTGTTCGCTGAACAGGCCGAGCTTCTGGGCGAAGTTGATGCTCTGGTATGGGCGTTGCGCGGTGCTGGCGGGATTGTTCATGGGGGCTCCATATCGCTGGTGAATGAGCGCCCAGGGTAGGTCATGACCGGCGGTGGATTCTTGAACGATTGTGCGTGGCTCAGCGGCCGAGCATCTTCAGCCAGCGTGCCGGTGGCAGGCCATAGGCCTGGCGGAACTGGCGGGTCATGTGGCTCTGGTCGGCGAAGCCGGCAGCCAGCGCTGCGTGGGCCAGGGGCTGGCCCTGCACCAGCAGCGCCCGGACCAGGTCCAGGCGGCGCATGCTCAGGTAGCGGTAGGGACTGGTGCCGAACAGCAGGCGAAAATCCCGGGACAGGCTCCAGCGATCGCACTGGCTGTGGGCGGCCAGCTCATCGAGGGTCAGGGTGCGGTCCAGGGCACTGTGGATGTATTCCCGGGCACGTTCGGCGGCCTGGTAGTCGAAGCGCTGGCGCGGCGCCGCGACCCCGGATACCCGGTTGAGCGCGTGGGCCAGGTCGAACAGGGCATCTTGCTGCTCCAGCGGGTCCATCGTGTGTTCGACACTGCGCAATAGCGCGTCGGTGGCGGCGAACAAGCGTGGGTCGGCGGACAGCCCACCAGCGATGAAGGGCAGGGGTTGGCCACCGAGGATCTGCTGGATCAGGGCGGGTTCGACATACAGCATGCGGTAGTGAAAGCCATCCTGGGTGCCGGCTTCGCCATCGTGGGCTTCGTCGGGGTGCAGGACCATGGTTCCGCCCGGCAGGCTATGGCGCCAGCCGCCGCGGTACTGGAAGCTCTGTACCCCGCGCAGGGTGCGGCCGATGGCGTAGGTGTCGTGGCGATGCATGTCGTAGCCATGCCCGGCGAAGTACGCTTCGATGCGCTCCAGGCCCTGGGCGGGTGGTGCGCGGTGAACCCAGTCGGTGGGGGTGGCAGGTCTGGCCATGGAACAGTCCTGATGGGGAAACCAAGGCGGGCACGTTAACTTAAGGGGGCGCTGGCTGTCTTGCTGGGCGCATCAGGTGCCATCGGCTGCGCCTGCTTGCCCAGGTACCCGAACTCGATGGGCGTCTTGATGTAGAACAGCGAGAAATCCTCGGTCGCCAGGCGCTCGAACAGGCGTTCGGCCTCGGCCATCGTCATTGCCAGGCGGATCTCCAGGGGCTGGTCGGCCTGGTCGAAGAAGTGCACCGAATGCAGGTGCCGGGATTGGCCGAAGCCTTCGATGGCGCTGGACAGGGTGGCACCGTGCAGGCCCATGCCGCGGGCCAGATCGACGATCCAGTCACCCAGCATCCGGCCCTGGTGGCGACGGTTCTGCTGGGTGAAGAAAATGACCAGGTAGCCTTTCATGATCGCCCTCCGACAGCGTGGTGGCTGCTTCCTTGAGCATAGTTCGCGGGGCGTTCGGCTGTTGCCTGCCCGGAGCGAGTGGAGTAGCGTCCACCCCCTCGCGACAGGCTCATGCGGCAAGTTTTGGGGCCCGTGATGCGAACCCCGACCAGGACGCTACTTCCGCGCAGGAGACCGAATATGACAGTGACCTTCCGCCCGGCGGCAGATGCCGATATCCCGCGCATCTGCAGCTTTGTACGCAACGCCCAGGAGCTGTTCTTCTTTTTTCCCGCCGCCACCTGGCCCTTGACCCCTGAGCAGTTACGCGACTCCATCGCCCAGCGCAGCGATTCCACGGTGCTCGAGCGGGACGGGCAGGTGGTAGGGTTCGCCAATTTCTATCGCTGGGAGCAGGGCGGCACCTGCACCATCGGCAACGTGATCGTCGATCCGGAGGTGCGCAGCGTCGGGTTGGGTGCGCAGTTGATCGGGCAGATGATCTATCTCGCCCGCAGCCGGCACCAGGCTCGCGATGTGACCCTGTCCTGCTTCAACAGCAATGTGGCGGGGCTGTTGTTCTACCCGAAGCTGGGGTTCGTGCCCTTCGCCATCGAGGAACGCAAGGACAAGCAACAGGAGCGGGTGGCGCTGATCCACCTGCGCTACAGCCCGAGCTGAGGCCGGGAATCTTTTTTCAAGACGGAAACCATTCATGAGCAAGCTGCGGGTCGGGATTATCTTTGGTGGCCGTTCGGCCGAGCATGAAGTGTCGCTGCAATCGGCACGTAACGTCGTCGACGCCCTGGATCGCACACGTTTCGAACCGGTGTTGATCGGTATCGACAAGCAGGGCCACTGGCACCTCAACGACACCTCGAACTTCCTGATCAACCAGGAGAACCCCGCGCTGATCGCCCTCAACCAGTCCAACCGTGAACTGGCGGTGGTGCCGGGCAAGGCCAGCGGGCAACTGGTGGAGACCTCCAGCCAGGAGATGTTGGGGCACGTCGATGTGATCTTCCCCATCGTCCACGGCACCCTGGGCGAAGACGGTTGCCTGCAGGGCCTGCTGCGCATGGCCGACTTGCCCTTCGTCGGCTCCGACGTGCTGGGCTCGGCGGTGTGCATGGACAAGGACATCAGCAAGCGCCTGCTGCGCGATGCCGGCCTTGCGGTAACGCCCTTCGTCACCCTGACCCGCGCCAACCGGGCGCGCCATGACTTTGCCCAGGTCCAGGCGGCGCTTGGCCTGCCGCTGTTCGTCAAACCGGCCAACCAGGGCTCGTCGGTGGGGGTGAGCAAGGTCGAGGATGAGGCCCAGTACCAGGCCGCGGTAGAGCTGGCCCTGGGGTTCGACCACAAGGTGCTGGTGGAGTCGGCGGTGCATGGCCGGGAGATCGAGTGCGCGGTACTGGGCAACGACCAGCCCATCGCCAGTGGCTGTGGCGAGATCGTGGTCGGCAGCGGTTTCTATTCCTATGACAGCAAGTACATCGACGAGCAGGCGGCCCAGGTGGTGGTGCCGGCGGCCATTGGCCATGAAGCCAGCGAGCGGATTCGTGCCCTGGCCATCGAGGCCTTCCAGGTGCTGGGTTGCTCCGGGCTGGCGCGGGTCGATGTGTTTCTCACTGACAGTGGCCAGGTACTGATCAACGAGGTCAACACCTTGCCGGGGTTCACGCGCATCAGCATGTACCCCAAGTTGTGGCAGGCCGCGGGCATGACCTACAGCGAGCTGGTCAGCCGGCTGATCGAGCTGGCGCTGGAGCGACACGGCGAGCGGCAGGCATTGAAAATCACCCGCTGAAGCGGATCACAACCTTGATTGGGACACTACGGATGAGTGCGGCAACTCCAGCATCGGTTTATCTTTTTTCCTACGGGACCCTGCAGGACAAGGCGGTGCAACTGGCCAACTTCGGGCGCGAGCTGGAGGGCAGCCCTGACGCCATGCTCGGCTACGAGCAGCACTGGGTGGAAATCACTGACCCGCAGGTGCTGGCCAGTAGCGGCAAGACCCATCACCCGATCCTGCGTCCGGGGTCGGCGGACAGCGCACCGATCCCCGGCATGGTGTTTCGCATCACTGCCGAGGAACTGGCAGCCGCCGACCGCTATGAAGTCTCGGACTACAAAAGAGTCAGCGTGACCTTGTCTTCCGGCCTCCAGGCCTGGGTCTACGTCAGCGCCTGAATTCAGAGCGCCATGACCATCATCCCCAGGCACACCACGACCAGCAGCACCGCCCCGAGCACAATGAACACATAGTTCAGCGGCGTGAAACGGGCGTTGCTGCGGCCTTCGGGATCTCCTGCGGCGGCGTTCAGGCCGCGCTGGCCGAGCCAGGTGATCCAGGCCAGGGCAGGTATCAACAGCAGGTTGGCGATATCCACCAGCGGATAACCGATGTTCTTGCGTGCCAGGCTGTCCAGGATATTGCTGGCCACCGATACGACCACGAATAGGGTCGCCAGGCCATCGTGCTCCCATTTGAAGTCCTGGCCATTGTGCTTGAGCCGGGCATCGGCCTCGCGGTACAGCGCGTGGGTGAAGAAGATGGCAAAGATCGCCCGGGCCACCGGCCACATTTCCTCACCGCTGTCCTGCTTGAACTGTTTCCAGTTCTTGTAGGCCCAGTACACCCGGTAGAGACCGAAAGTGAGGATGAACAGGGTGAGGAACTTGCCCCGGGATACCACGTAGAACGGCGGCTGCTTGGCTTGTGGTAGGGGGGCGGCCAGGTCCGCCTGGGGCGGGGCATAGAGATTGTCAGACACGGGCACTCCTTGGGTTGGGCCTGAAAAAGGCGGCCACGTTAACCCAGCTGGCCTGGCAAACCTATCTTGATGCTGCGGTCAGCCGGCGAGCGTGCGGCCGATCCAGGAGTACTGGAAGGTCTTTTCCTCGCCCCGATGGCCTCGGCGCCGGTAGCTGGCCAGGCTTGGGGTGGAGCAGTAGGTGCAGAGCGGGCTGATTTCGATCTGCTGATCGATGACACCAGCGGCATGTAGC
It contains:
- a CDS encoding MFS transporter codes for the protein MSANPLAKPSGWMLLLLATAQLIIALDATIVFVALPEIGQRLGFSAQQLQWVVSAYSVTFGGFLLLGGRAADLLGKRRFYIVGQGLYALASLAGGLGGSALLLVLARAVQGVGGAMLFPATLALINTYYAEGPARNRAFAVWSAASAAGLALGALLGGVLTQYWGWAAVFLVNVPLAGACALLARRWIPADPPRQRGRQFDLPGALSVTLGGTLLVFAIVQGPEWGWAAPATLACLLLALALLGLFLRIERLGRDPLMPLRLLGYPQLRMAMLITALFMSSFGVQYYFLSLYFQQVYQFSVLHSGLAFLPSTVLCTLGIWLGERALRRASLRAVLVCGLLAGALGIGMIYLALPGSRGFVGLLPGIVIMSIGQGMTWNTMWISAGQGIAATEQGVAAGVASTSQQIGGALGLALLVSLANTLGPVGNQAYGIELATAASALLALLGALLALRLPRSPVTLPGCSAASG
- a CDS encoding DMT family transporter, yielding MKRGVAYAVLAGAVWGLAIVVPSLLPEFSPLMLSCARFTLYGAFSLLLAAPQARELLQRLTWNDALLLVKLALTGNLIYFMLLASAIQWAGVASTALIVGLLPLTITLAGRGDADAVPLRRLRWPLLLVFGGICCINLDTLLTAQGDSPELGQRALGLLCAFGALLCWTWFAKDNARYLKSSRFDSGQWSSLWGITTGLMSAVVWLLAQGLEWPGTRSEASDQRWMLFWGLSLCSAVLGSWFGNRMWNASTRRLPLTLSGQLIVFETLFALLYGFICLQHLPSLLQASAALLLLAGVLWAVRRHLPQAH
- a CDS encoding LysR substrate-binding domain-containing protein; this encodes MSRFARHLPPLETLVTFEAVGRNASFTRAATELCLTQSAVSKQIRTLELSLKTELFERQARGVKLTASGAALFAQVSTQLEALLRSVTRLRAGRDANTITVQCTHAVAQFWLFPRLLAFNKQHPEITVSIHANNDMDESSVAEHDFGILYGPGHWSSLAATPLFAEIVYPIASRRLELPVVSELGQLAALPLIQLDASAWNCIDWRDWFRHFGLDYSAPPGALGFNQLTLMFSAVQQGLGVGLGWDFMARDGVAQGELLRVGDWAFHTGQADFLVHLRNRRLSASGQLFHDWLVAHGAE
- a CDS encoding ATP-binding protein; this encodes MTPQDSQAFEQLLANCANEPIRSPGAIQPHGVLLTLDEPGLRIRQVSANVETLLGQCAEQVVEQPLDSLLGTEHTQSIRQLLQLQHLLDAPPLYLELHGRRFEALLHRHQDVLILELEHQLEQHQAPELKQRTDNLGRLLRRLQTAKTLQELYAISVSEIQAMTGYDRVLIYRFEDEGHGQVIAEATRPTMEVFNGLFFPASDIPQQARELYRSNWLRIIPDADYQPVPLVPTLRPDTGQALDLSFATLRSVSPIHCQYMKNMGVLSSMSISLLKDDQLWGLISCGNRQPLLVPHELRIACQTIGQVLSLQISAMEALEVSRQREEKLATLASLNQAMAQASGSVFASLAQDPGQLLELTRAGGVAIIEDHQLHCFGNCPPPEQIRALHRWLQASGQPVFATHHLASVYPPAASYQQVASGVLAMSLPKPVDNGVLWFRPEVKENINWSGNPQKPLDLENSDAGLRLRPRTSFEIWKVEMAGISNKWSHGDRFAANDLRRSALEHDLARQVLREQQAVRARDELVAVVSHDLRNPMTVISMLCGMMQKAFSSDGPHTSRRISSAIDTMQQAASRMNILLEDLLDTSKIEAGRYRIAPQPLDVAQIFEEAYSLLAPLALDKSIDISFHAEPDLTIHADPERLFQVLSNLVGNAIKFTPKQGKVGVVAMSDGEQIVFSVRDSGEGIPADQLPFIFDRYWTMKEGNPNGTGLGLYITQGIVQAHGGTIQAYSEVGKGSEFRFSVPRA
- a CDS encoding biliverdin-producing heme oxygenase — translated: MPEPHQPSLAPPLLQDLRAGTATLHVALEQRLPFFCEQLDAAWYQRLIQAYYGFYQPLEAALDQSGLIPAGYEPQLRRKTPALHGDLLALGLSQAEIDHLPRCPQLPRLDTPGACLGTLYVLEGATLGGQILRREMARRLALDAGNGGAFLDVYGALTGRRWKDFLDYLGRMPSHTSARQQVVDAAQSTFACFERWLDSREVLL
- a CDS encoding cupin domain-containing protein — its product is MNNPASTAQRPYQSINFAQKLGLFSEQWTPKVIAEMNDYQFKISRLQGEFVWHAHAETDETFIVLDGLLHIDFRDGRVSIASGEMFVVPRGVEHKPWSEEEVKLLLIEPRGVLNTGDQGGERTAQNDIWI
- a CDS encoding AraC family transcriptional regulator — its product is MARPATPTDWVHRAPPAQGLERIEAYFAGHGYDMHRHDTYAIGRTLRGVQSFQYRGGWRHSLPGGTMVLHPDEAHDGEAGTQDGFHYRMLYVEPALIQQILGGQPLPFIAGGLSADPRLFAATDALLRSVEHTMDPLEQQDALFDLAHALNRVSGVAAPRQRFDYQAAERAREYIHSALDRTLTLDELAAHSQCDRWSLSRDFRLLFGTSPYRYLSMRRLDLVRALLVQGQPLAHAALAAGFADQSHMTRQFRQAYGLPPARWLKMLGR
- a CDS encoding DUF190 domain-containing protein, which produces MKGYLVIFFTQQNRRHQGRMLGDWIVDLARGMGLHGATLSSAIEGFGQSRHLHSVHFFDQADQPLEIRLAMTMAEAERLFERLATEDFSLFYIKTPIEFGYLGKQAQPMAPDAPSKTASAPLS
- a CDS encoding GNAT family N-acetyltransferase, translated to MTVTFRPAADADIPRICSFVRNAQELFFFFPAATWPLTPEQLRDSIAQRSDSTVLERDGQVVGFANFYRWEQGGTCTIGNVIVDPEVRSVGLGAQLIGQMIYLARSRHQARDVTLSCFNSNVAGLLFYPKLGFVPFAIEERKDKQQERVALIHLRYSPS
- the ddlA gene encoding D-alanine--D-alanine ligase — encoded protein: MSKLRVGIIFGGRSAEHEVSLQSARNVVDALDRTRFEPVLIGIDKQGHWHLNDTSNFLINQENPALIALNQSNRELAVVPGKASGQLVETSSQEMLGHVDVIFPIVHGTLGEDGCLQGLLRMADLPFVGSDVLGSAVCMDKDISKRLLRDAGLAVTPFVTLTRANRARHDFAQVQAALGLPLFVKPANQGSSVGVSKVEDEAQYQAAVELALGFDHKVLVESAVHGREIECAVLGNDQPIASGCGEIVVGSGFYSYDSKYIDEQAAQVVVPAAIGHEASERIRALAIEAFQVLGCSGLARVDVFLTDSGQVLINEVNTLPGFTRISMYPKLWQAAGMTYSELVSRLIELALERHGERQALKITR
- a CDS encoding gamma-glutamylcyclotransferase family protein produces the protein MSAATPASVYLFSYGTLQDKAVQLANFGRELEGSPDAMLGYEQHWVEITDPQVLASSGKTHHPILRPGSADSAPIPGMVFRITAEELAAADRYEVSDYKRVSVTLSSGLQAWVYVSA